A genomic window from Streptomyces sp. MST-110588 includes:
- a CDS encoding MarR family transcriptional regulator: protein MPDTSRPGKGERELAEEPARVPRVPTPEDIEIVGLIPLLAPFFRRSLVQDITPEPLRGTMESHGMTARHGAVLAQLLAGQPLTVTELARRMQVSVPTASELVGALSRAGIVRREEDPANRRRILVTLAEEYRPAFERFVTARSETLLRALDGLSARDRAGFLAGLTAWVTELQR, encoded by the coding sequence ATGCCTGACACGAGCCGGCCCGGGAAGGGCGAACGGGAGCTTGCGGAGGAACCCGCGCGGGTGCCCCGGGTGCCCACCCCCGAGGACATCGAGATCGTCGGACTCATCCCGCTGCTGGCCCCGTTCTTCCGCAGGTCGCTGGTCCAGGACATCACTCCGGAACCGCTGCGCGGGACGATGGAGTCGCACGGGATGACCGCGCGCCACGGGGCGGTCCTGGCGCAACTGCTGGCCGGGCAGCCGCTGACCGTGACGGAACTGGCCCGCCGGATGCAGGTCTCGGTGCCGACCGCCAGCGAGCTGGTCGGCGCCCTGAGCCGGGCCGGGATCGTACGCCGCGAGGAGGACCCCGCCAACCGGCGCCGCATCCTGGTCACCCTCGCCGAGGAGTACCGCCCGGCGTTCGAGCGCTTCGTCACCGCGCGGTCGGAGACCCTGCTGCGCGCCCTGGACGGCCTGTCCGCACGCGACCGCGCGGGCTTCCTGGCCGGCCTGACGGCATGGGTCACCGAACTTCAGCGCTGA
- a CDS encoding class I adenylate-forming enzyme family protein, translated as MTRPEIHDQVAPELRAWWRAAGYCPDADLFALFDRRAAEHPERPAVIDDETTVDYATLRRRSLALAAGLSRAGLRPGEVLFAQLPSGWRAVAVELAAAALGAVVLPFPVGRDRHDTAAVLGASAAAAVVCPSSAAAGLRDLTNRRGESRTAAAGSAGTGTAEAGTAEVHATEKPTTETGGAETGTAGVRTIVTSGPAVPGCLDLDTLLHGKPPADRPAAAPDPWAPARIVVSSGSESTPKLVAYSHEALAGGRAGPLAHLLGGRPQGAPGPLRGFFLIPLATSFGTLAAPVTLARHGGTVITTARFDADRVARMVARHRPTHLFGVPTMFQLLLDSAELAGADTSELRAVVSGGARLDSRTRERCRTRFGCPVVNCYGAADGVNCMTRLDDPAGLAHTCVGRPDPDIIAIRVVDGTTGRDAPAGAMGEVWGLGPMSPLGYVGAPDRDRRYRVDGGWVRTGDLGLFDADGRLHIAGRRDEVVIRGGRNLSPVEIELLLTGHPGVRQAVCVGVDDPLMGERLCACVVPATAVAPPTLDELNTWLVGEHAVEKGKLPERLAVVADLPFSAAGKVDRRALRRQVAGAPDRPAPPAPSTAPGPDTT; from the coding sequence ATGACCCGACCGGAGATCCACGACCAGGTCGCCCCCGAGCTGCGGGCCTGGTGGCGCGCGGCCGGGTACTGCCCGGACGCCGACCTCTTCGCGCTGTTCGACCGGCGCGCGGCCGAGCACCCGGAACGGCCCGCGGTGATCGATGACGAGACCACGGTCGACTACGCCACGCTGCGCCGTAGGTCGCTGGCCCTGGCCGCCGGGCTGAGCCGCGCCGGACTCCGGCCGGGCGAAGTGCTGTTCGCCCAACTGCCCTCCGGGTGGCGGGCGGTGGCCGTGGAGCTCGCGGCGGCGGCGCTGGGCGCGGTGGTGCTGCCCTTCCCCGTCGGACGGGACCGGCACGACACCGCGGCGGTGCTGGGTGCGTCGGCCGCCGCCGCGGTGGTCTGTCCGTCCTCCGCGGCGGCCGGCCTGCGGGATCTGACGAACCGGCGCGGGGAGTCGCGTACGGCGGCGGCAGGCTCGGCCGGGACTGGCACAGCGGAGGCAGGAACAGCGGAGGTACATGCGACCGAGAAGCCTACGACTGAGACGGGCGGGGCCGAGACCGGCACGGCCGGGGTACGGACGATCGTCACCAGCGGCCCGGCCGTCCCCGGCTGCCTCGACCTGGACACGCTGCTGCACGGGAAACCGCCTGCGGACCGCCCGGCCGCCGCCCCGGACCCGTGGGCCCCGGCCCGTATCGTCGTCTCCTCCGGTTCGGAGAGCACGCCCAAACTGGTGGCCTACTCCCACGAGGCGCTGGCCGGCGGCCGTGCGGGCCCGCTGGCCCACCTTCTCGGCGGCCGTCCGCAGGGCGCGCCGGGTCCGCTGCGCGGCTTCTTCCTCATCCCCCTGGCGACCTCGTTCGGCACCCTGGCGGCACCGGTGACGCTCGCCCGGCACGGGGGAACGGTGATCACCACGGCCAGGTTCGACGCGGACCGGGTCGCGCGGATGGTGGCCCGGCACCGCCCGACCCATCTGTTCGGCGTGCCCACCATGTTCCAACTGCTCCTGGACAGTGCCGAGCTGGCCGGAGCCGACACCTCGGAGCTGCGCGCGGTGGTCAGCGGCGGGGCCCGCCTGGACAGCCGTACGCGCGAACGCTGCCGTACGCGGTTCGGCTGCCCCGTCGTCAACTGCTACGGCGCGGCGGACGGGGTCAACTGCATGACGCGCCTGGACGATCCGGCCGGACTGGCGCACACCTGCGTCGGCCGTCCCGATCCTGACATCATCGCGATCCGCGTGGTCGACGGGACGACGGGCCGCGACGCGCCCGCCGGAGCCATGGGCGAGGTGTGGGGCCTGGGGCCGATGTCACCACTGGGGTACGTCGGCGCGCCGGACCGCGACCGCCGCTACCGGGTGGACGGCGGCTGGGTCCGCACCGGCGACCTGGGACTCTTCGATGCGGACGGCCGTCTGCACATCGCCGGGCGCCGCGACGAAGTCGTCATCCGCGGCGGCCGAAACCTCAGCCCGGTCGAGATCGAGCTGCTGCTCACCGGCCATCCGGGGGTGCGCCAGGCCGTGTGCGTCGGCGTGGACGACCCGCTGATGGGGGAGCGGCTGTGTGCCTGTGTGGTCCCGGCCACCGCGGTCGCCCCGCCCACCCTGGACGAGCTGAACACCTGGCTGGTCGGCGAACACGCCGTGGAGAAGGGCAAGCTGCCCGAACGGCTGGCGGTCGTCGCGGACCTGCCGTTCAGCGCGGCGGGCAAAGTGGACCGCCGTGCGCTGCGCCGCCAAGTGGCCGGCGCGCCGGACCGACCCGCCCCGCCGGCACCGTCCACCGCCCCCGGCCCTGACACCACCTGA
- a CDS encoding alpha/beta hydrolase, whose product MSTRVPVPGGELAYTVEGAGQPGVLCHQYRSVSTNGSLARALTPHLRLHAVAPRGMGGSGPVRDERDLTMEGFAGDLSAMREGLGLPPWVAVGSSTGGMVALLHALRDPAAVRGLVLVSTAASRRFTEGSLADPGHPRAGEAAEAMKLAAQDPALSARRLFQLSVADPERNPAPPAEDEAANSQERLASFMRELPAFDLEPELGAIKAPTLVIVGRHDPQCPPANSERLAEAIPSAQLHIFPESGHYPHIEEPERFRAVVEEWFAEAFS is encoded by the coding sequence ATGAGTACGCGCGTGCCGGTGCCCGGCGGGGAGCTGGCCTACACGGTGGAAGGGGCCGGTCAGCCCGGCGTGCTGTGTCATCAGTACCGGTCGGTGAGTACGAACGGCTCACTGGCCCGGGCCCTGACGCCGCATCTGCGGCTGCACGCGGTCGCGCCGCGCGGGATGGGCGGTTCCGGGCCGGTACGCGACGAACGCGATCTGACCATGGAAGGGTTCGCCGGGGACCTGTCGGCGATGCGGGAGGGGCTCGGGCTGCCGCCGTGGGTGGCGGTCGGCTCCTCGACCGGCGGCATGGTGGCGCTGCTGCACGCGCTGCGCGATCCGGCGGCGGTCCGCGGACTCGTCCTGGTCAGCACCGCCGCCAGCCGGCGTTTCACGGAAGGGAGTCTGGCCGACCCCGGGCACCCGCGGGCGGGGGAGGCCGCGGAGGCGATGAAGCTGGCGGCGCAGGACCCGGCGCTGTCGGCCCGGCGGTTGTTCCAGCTCTCGGTGGCCGACCCGGAGCGCAACCCGGCCCCGCCGGCCGAGGACGAGGCGGCCAACTCCCAGGAGCGGCTGGCATCCTTCATGCGTGAGCTGCCCGCCTTCGACCTCGAACCGGAGCTCGGTGCGATCAAGGCGCCGACGCTGGTGATCGTCGGCCGGCACGACCCGCAGTGCCCGCCCGCGAACAGCGAACGGCTGGCGGAGGCGATCCCCTCGGCCCAACTGCACATCTTCCCCGAGAGCGGTCACTACCCGCACATCGAGGAGCCCGAGCGGTTCCGGGCCGTGGTCGAGGAGTGGTTCGCCGAGGCGTTCTCGTAG